In Alteribacter keqinensis, the sequence TCACTCGGTCACACTTCTTGAAGCGAACTCCCGGGTGGGCGGAAGGGTTCATACGCTGCGGGAGCCGTTCCAGAACGACGGTCACTTTGAGGGAGGGGCCATGAGGATTCCGAGTCATCACCAGCTGACGATGGCGTATGTGAACAAGTTTCAGCTTCCGGTAATTCCGTTTGTGAATGCAACGGACAATGACCTAATTTATATGAACGGAAAGCTTGTGCGCAAGTATATGTACGAAGACGATCCGGACCTGCTCGGCTTTCCTGTGGATGAAAAAGAGCGGGGATTGACGGCAGTAAACCTCCTGAGGCGGGGAGTATCGGAATTTGCCGAGCGGTATGTTCAAGGGACAACGGCGGAGCGGCGGCAGCTCCTTGCCCGTTTTGCCCGCTACTCAAAGGATGGCTTTTTGCGGGATAATCCTGAGGGGACGGCCTTATCAGACACCGCTTCCTACAAAGTCAATACGATGCTCGGGCTCGGCGGCTTTCACCATCTTTCCTTTACTGATATTTTATTGAATATTACAAGTACGATTTTTGGGGAGGACGTTGACTTTTTCCAGATTGAAGGGGGAAATGACCGGCTTCCTGGAGCGTTTCTGCCTCTTATCAGAGATCAATTGCATGTGAGCCGTACCGTCAGACGCATCGTTCAGGACGAGACGGGAGTCCAGGTGACGGCAGAAGATGACAATAAGAAGCAGCACGTTTATTCTGGTGACGTGGTTGTATGCACACTTCCCTTTTCTGTGCTGCGGCTTGTGGAGATCTGGCCCCATGATTCCCTTTCTTTTGACAAACAGCGGGCGATCCGGGAGCTTGTCTATGTGCAGGCGACAAAGGTAGGGATTGAGTTTAAGCGGAAATTCTGGGAGGACGATGCTTTATACGGCGGAAGCCTCGTTACGGACCTGCCTCTTCAGTTTATGTATTATCCGAGCCATAACATGAACGAGTCGGGACCGGGGGTTTTAAAAGCCTGTTATGCGTGGGGAGAAAACGCAAATCTGTGGGACGCCATGGAAGAAGAGGAGCGCGTGGAACGGGCGTTATCGTATGTGGCCCATATTCACGGGGAAAAAGTAAGGAATCTTGCTACAGCCGGAGTGTCTGTAAGCTGGGGGAGCAATCCTTTTTCCGCCGGGTGTTTTTCCATGTTTAAGCCTTACCAGCATGATGATTTGCCAGGAGTAATCCGTCAGCGGGAAGGGCGGATTCATTTTGCCGGGGAGCACACGTCTCGTCTCCATGCATGGATTGAAGGCGCCGTCGAGTCGGGCGTCCGGGTGGCGGAGGAAGTGAACAGGGGTTGATTGCCGCTTTATGGGGTAGTAATTCTTTTGCAAAATGAGATGATCCTTCCCAAAGGAGAAGCATTACACAGTAACAATTTATTTTGACACTTAAAGAAAACAGGTGGCGGACATTGGTCCGGCCACCTGTTTGCGTTAAAACGGATACGTCTGGAGATCGATACCCCACGCGAGTGGAAGGTAGAAATAAACAAACGCAGCGATAATAAAGATGGAAAAGAGGTTGATCCAGAACCCGGCTTTGGCCATGTCTCCGATGCGGAGGTCGGTGCTGGCAAAGACGACGGCGTTTGGCGGTGTGGCTACAGGGAGCATGAACGCACAGGACGCGGCAAGTGCAGCAGCGACCATAAGCGCGTACGGATGCACGTCGATGGCAAAAGCAAGTGAGGCCATGATCGGAAACATCATCGTCGCTGTAG encodes:
- a CDS encoding flavin monoamine oxidase family protein, with amino-acid sequence MRGLSVLTKVHAEPAGEHVEMIKKGLPRPAKRKRVIVLGAGMAGLVSASLLKQAGHSVTLLEANSRVGGRVHTLREPFQNDGHFEGGAMRIPSHHQLTMAYVNKFQLPVIPFVNATDNDLIYMNGKLVRKYMYEDDPDLLGFPVDEKERGLTAVNLLRRGVSEFAERYVQGTTAERRQLLARFARYSKDGFLRDNPEGTALSDTASYKVNTMLGLGGFHHLSFTDILLNITSTIFGEDVDFFQIEGGNDRLPGAFLPLIRDQLHVSRTVRRIVQDETGVQVTAEDDNKKQHVYSGDVVVCTLPFSVLRLVEIWPHDSLSFDKQRAIRELVYVQATKVGIEFKRKFWEDDALYGGSLVTDLPLQFMYYPSHNMNESGPGVLKACYAWGENANLWDAMEEEERVERALSYVAHIHGEKVRNLATAGVSVSWGSNPFSAGCFSMFKPYQHDDLPGVIRQREGRIHFAGEHTSRLHAWIEGAVESGVRVAEEVNRG